In the genome of Mytilus edulis chromosome 3, xbMytEdul2.2, whole genome shotgun sequence, one region contains:
- the LOC139517313 gene encoding uncharacterized protein encodes MFKRKNLTESDEPAEKRSRLSDEGGNEDDGENDITEENTSLQDDETSINQSPSRSSYKSFLGKFMPNLSWRKTGDSPIVTEKGDNSIKDESASGSVSNRNSLSPKKASSMFTDRKGTVTLEGKIKLKNKWTDDLLDPSTEEYKTLSTNFVTEINGLLQNSNVSKVYMNDVVVIKYSNIQNNTRSTRKSPGNIMVHSEMTFHHTYTKLFSNLNELCDNIEDFIILQSSLGETGGTIQMEDGADSVNINQKEEKSIEVEEEENMPHNGQTEVEIDEEVIEDKFVDAEQIVSIDVDEMRTEDSNDITEEQKTETNSKQGEASAGLENKVNGREISVTERMDDSGAPAEGEEIIIGKAKIPDVVSEETDSKVSKAEAMKKTPVVKKNKRTPEKKDKPESKKDQTKQESSREDQPSGSGLQSKSPKETKAPEKAADEESDNDDVPSDPSVPTSVATSSNSITLKWNRPKRGVKSVDHYEIKYKECKKGKGKWVSVLSEGAERTVKVKDLKAEAKYEFKVRAVNEDGEEGPFCLPIKLSTVSSLARSLIPKATKIEDGHPVVYKLPLTKNIDTVNELAKTRKCVFGSASENVPGREKTIMVIGATGSGKTTLVDGMINYITDVSWEDEFRFSMVDLTEDEKKRKASESESQTEWITCYTINKMEGSTIDYTLNIIDTPGFGDTRGIPRDKRIVDQIREFFTTPGRQGITCLDAVCFVTQAPLGKLTPPQRYIFDQILSVFGQDIKSNIFVLITFADANEPPVRAALKAANVPYQKSYKFNNSALYASPENQAEAEMGNLFWKMGRESFKTFFDELRTVESKSLLLTSEVLQLRKRLETTIQGLQKQIADGMNKLNTIKQEKEILKRHKEDIKAKKDFTYEVDEVHMYQIDLEPGVYVTNCMACNRTCHFPCGIPDDKNKQNCAAIDGEKCTICPMHCHWNIHKNNSFRFDTYTMKVTKTYDELKKKYEVAQKEAEKHKSVLGKVKTAFSTLGLDVMKMVHEVRLLINKLHDIALRPNPLSDKDYIDLLIESEKSERKYGWDKRISLFNKLREEAALLEQMHQKNFQPWVYIDSDESDEDDEKTDDSQDNTDDDEKTDDSQENDDGSTADDEDYKPKDLPLYQEPDMDVE; translated from the exons ATGTTTAAAAGAAAGAATTTAACAGAATCAGATGAACCAGCAGAAAAGAGAAGTAGACTATCTGATGAAGGAGGGAATGAAG ATGATGGAGAGAATGACATTACTGAAGAGAATACCAGTTTACAGGATGATGAAACCTCTATTAACCAATCACCAAGCAGATCTTCTTATAAAAGTTTCCTTGGAAAATTTATGCCAAATTTATCTT gGAGAAAAACTGGAGATAGTCCTATTGTAACTGAAAAAGGAGACAACTCCATCAAAG ATGAAAGTGCAAGTGGTTCAGTATCCAACAGAAACAGTTTGTCCCCCAAAAAAGCAAGTTCTATGTTTACAGACCGTAAAG GTACTGTTACACTAGAAGGTAAAATCAAACTGAAGAATAAATGGACAGATGATCTTCTAGATCCTTCTACAGAGGAGTACAAAACCTTGTCAACAAACTTTGTCACAGAG ATTAATGGACTGCTGCAGAACAGTAATGTTTCTAAAGTTTATATGAATGATGTAGTTGTTATAAAATACAG CAATATACAGAACAATACAAGATCTACAAGAAAAAG tccaGGGAATATAATGGTTCATTCAGAGATGACATTCCACCATACATATACAAAACTATTTAGTAATCTGAATGAGCTGTGTGATAACATAGAAGATTTTATCATACTCCAGTCCTCACTAGGAGAAACAGGAGGCACAATACAAATGGAGGATGGAGCAGATTCTGTCAATA TAAACCAGAAGGAAGAGAAATCTATAGAAGTAGAGGAAGAAGAAAATATGCCACATAATGGCCAAACAG AAGTTGAAATAGATGAAGAAGTAATTGAGGATAAGTTTGTTGATGCAGAACAGATTGTATCAATTGATGTTGATGAAATGAGAACAGAGGACAGTAATGATATAACTGAAGAACAGAAGACAGAAACCAATAGTAAACAAGGTGAAGCATCAGCTGGATTAGAAAATAAAGTTAATGGAAGAGAAATTTCTGTAACAGAACGTATGGATGACAGTGGTGCACCTGCAGAAGGAGAGGAGATAATTATTGGCAAGGCAAAGATACCAGATGTTGTCAGTGAGGAGACAG ACTCCAAAGTTAGTAAGGCTGAAGCTATGAAGAAAACACCTGTagttaagaaaaataaaagaacaccAG AAAAGAAAGATAAACCAGAGAGTAAAAAAGACCAGACCAAACAGGAATCTTCTAGAGAAGACCAACCATCAG gcAGTGGGTTGCAGTCCAAAAGTCCAAAGGAAACAAAAGCCCCAGAAAAGGCAGCAGATGAAGAGTCTGACAATGATGATGTTCCATCTGATCCAAGTGTACCAACATCTGTAGCTACTTCATCAAATAGTATTACATTAAAATGGAATCGCCCAAAACGAGGCGTCAAATCTGTAGAccattatgaaataaaatataaggaATGTAAGAAGGGGAAAGGGAAGTGGGTATCTGTTTTGTCAGAGGGAGCAGAAAGAACTGTTAAAGTAAAGGACTTGAAAGCTGAGGCCAAGTATGAATTCAAAGTTCGTGCTGTGAATGAAGACGGCGAAGAGGGGCCATTTTGTCTTCCTATCAAATTGTCAACAGTATCATCCTTGGCAAGATCTCTCATTCCAAAGGCTACCAAGATAGAAGATGGTCATCCAGTTGTTTACAAGCTGCCACTAACTAAAAACATTGATACAGTTAATGAACTTGCTAAAACAAGGAAATGTGTATTTGGATCAG CTTCGGAAAACGTTCCTGGAAGAGAGAAAACTATAATGGTAATAGGGGCCACTGGATCAGGAAAGACAACTCTTGTTGATGGAATGATAAATTACATCACTGATGTATCATGGGAAGACGAGTTCAGATTCTCTATGGTAGATCTAACAGAAGACGAAAAGAAGAGGAAAGCTAGTGAA TCTGAATCTCAAACAGAATGGATCACATGTTATACAATTAACAAGATGGAAGGTAGTACCATAGATTATACCCTAAACATCATAGATACTCCTGGATTTGGTGATACTAGGGGTATACCACGTGACAAGAGAATAGTTGATCAGATCAGAGAATTTTTCACCACACCTGGACGTCAGGGGATTACATGTCTTGATGCAGTGTGTTTTGTTACACAAGCCCCTCTTGGTAAACTCACTCCACCACAGAGGTACATATTTGATCAGATCTTATCTGTTTTCGGTCAGGATATTAAATCTAATATTTTTGTTCTAATAACATTTGCAGATGCCAATGAACCACCAGTTAGGGCAGCCTTGAAGGCAGCTAATGTGCCTTATCAAAAATCTTATAAGTTTAATAATTCAGCATTATATGCATCACCTGAAAACCAAGCTGAAGCAGAAATGGGAAATTTATTTTGGAAAATGGGAAGAGAAAGCTTCAAAACTTTCTTTGATGAGTTGAGAACAGTGGAATCTAAAAGTTTATTGCTAACATCAGAAGTATTACAGCTAAGAAAGAGACTTGAGACTACTATTCAAGGGTTACAGAAGCAGATTGCGGATGGTATGAATAAACTCAATACTATAAAACAGGAAAAAGAAATTCTAAAGAGGCATAAGGAGGATATAAAGGCAAAGAAGGATTTTACATATGAAGTGGACGAGGTTCACATGTATCAGATTGACCTTGAACCTGGAGTTTATGTTACTAACTGTATGGCATGTAACAGAACATGTCATTTCCCATGTGGCATTCCTgacgacaaaaacaaacaaaactgtgCCGCCATTGATGGTGAAAAGTGTACCATATGTCCAATGCACTGTCACTGGAATATTCACaaaaataattcattcagatttgacacTTACACCATGAAAGTCACGAAGACTTATGATGAACTAAAGAAAAAGTATGAAGTCGCTCAGAAAGAAGCAGAAAAACATAAATCTGTTCTTGGAAAAGTGAAAACAGCTTTTTCAACTCTTGGTTTAGATGTAATGAAGATGGTTCACGAGGTCCGTCTCCTCATCAATAAGTTACATGACATTGCTCTAAGACCAAATCCACTCAGTGATAAAGATTATATTGATCTTCTGATTGAAAGTGAGAAAAGTGAGAGAAAATATGGATGGGATAAAAGAATCAGTTTGTTCAACAAATTGAGAGAAGAGGCAGCGTTATTGGAGCAGATGCACCAAAAAAACTTCCAACCATGGGTTTACATAGACAGTGATGAGAGTGATGAAGATGACGAAAAGACAGATGATTCACAAGACAATACCGATGATGACGAAAAGACAGATGATTCACAAGAGAATGATGATGGTTCTACAGCTGATGATGAAGATTACAAACCAAAGGACTTACCTCTCTATCAAGAACCAGATATGGATGTGGAATAA
- the LOC139514935 gene encoding calmodulin-like, translated as MASDFTEDQLEEIQNIFNHFNKKKDDKLSSNDLGLLMRTFNQSPTEAELQDIIKEIDQKGNEGIDYEEFLELMSDAMRQQCTDDDYREVFNVYDKDGNGIITSDEFRAAMNSMGENLSKAEAEEMIMEADSDGDGQIDLTEFIKMMREK; from the exons ATG GCGTCTGATTTTACAGAAGACCAGTTAGAAG aaatacagAATATCTTTAACCATTTTAACAAGAAAAAAGATGATAAGTTATCTTCAAATGATCTTGGTTTACTCATGAGGACCTTTAATCAGAGTCCAACTGAAGCTGAACTACAGGATATAATCAAAGAGATAGATCAGAAGG GAAATGAGGGGATAGATTATGAAGAGTTCTTGGAACTTATGTCTGATGCTATGAGACAACAATGTACCGATGACGACTATAGAGAAGTATTCAATGTGTACGATAAGGATGGTAACGGCATCATTACCTCTGATGAGTTTAGAGCAGCTATGAATTCAATGGGAGAAAATTTATCCAAGGCAGAGGCAGAAGAAATGATAATGGAGGCTGATTCTGATGGAGACGGACAAATAGATCTGACAG AATTTATAAAGATGATGAGAGAGAAATAG